One Pectobacterium colocasium DNA segment encodes these proteins:
- the thiQ gene encoding thiamine ABC transporter ATP-binding protein ThiQ → MIALEKLTYFYQHLPMRFDFHVKPGERIAILGPSGAGKSTLLNLIAGFLMADSGELLLNGASHRETPPAKRPVSILFQENNLFPHLTIGQNIALGLHPGLRLNAAQRETLRQIADRVGLADLLDRLPSQVSGGQRQRAALARCLVRHQHILLLDEPFSALDPALRQEMLDLVESVCQEREFTLLMVSHNLDDAMRIAKRTVLIVDGKIYYDGPTQALQDGSADAAAILGISRPSAD, encoded by the coding sequence ATGATCGCGCTTGAGAAATTGACCTACTTCTATCAGCACTTGCCCATGCGTTTTGATTTTCACGTCAAACCGGGCGAGCGCATCGCTATCCTCGGCCCTAGCGGCGCAGGGAAAAGTACGCTGCTGAATCTGATTGCCGGTTTCCTGATGGCAGACAGTGGCGAGTTGTTGCTGAACGGCGCTTCTCACCGCGAGACGCCTCCCGCGAAACGGCCGGTTTCGATTCTGTTTCAGGAAAATAACCTGTTTCCTCACCTGACGATCGGGCAGAACATCGCGCTGGGGCTCCATCCCGGCCTGCGTCTCAATGCCGCACAGCGTGAAACCCTACGCCAGATCGCCGACCGGGTTGGTCTGGCGGATCTTCTGGATCGTCTGCCGTCTCAGGTTTCCGGCGGGCAGCGCCAGCGCGCGGCATTAGCACGCTGTCTGGTTCGTCACCAGCACATTCTACTGCTGGATGAACCCTTCTCGGCTCTCGATCCGGCGCTGCGGCAGGAAATGCTCGATCTGGTTGAAAGTGTGTGTCAGGAGCGTGAATTCACGCTGTTGATGGTGTCCCACAATCTGGATGATGCCATGCGGATCGCAAAACGTACGGTGCTGATCGTGGACGGAAAAATTTATTATGACGGGCCGACTCAAGCGCTACAGGATGGCAGCGCCGATGCAGCCGCCATCCTGGGAATTTCACGCCCGTCTGCGGATTGA
- a CDS encoding sensor domain-containing diguanylate cyclase — protein MFFKQFKFFKRFNHFGLRRLILLLAVASALVTLANSFYASYRVQRELLIDNTLEANRVYATKLAAMTHSFFKEAQQQLAYSANIVAPQMDDKASLLKEADRLRLQTSNFNSVVIADEKGIVRATSPDTFQLIGRSLTTEGALEALREKQPLISHPYLSAANNFIVLISAPIFTRDGRYKGFIGGSIYLKQPSVLNTLLDKHYYRDGSYIYVIDKNKKMLYHRDIERIGKTETNNLEIDAQHEKNGSQHMVNYLGEKMLAGYAVESTSQWQIVALRPTDITLKPLDGLMLNVLRHTLPLAFLTIFGVWLLARLIAQPLWLLARSANKMDATDVSDDIRNIPSWYFEASQLKQAMLLGIDLLQRKIGKLRSEAHSDPMTELLNRRGLDSVLRYWQMGQKSFSIIALDIDRFKRINDTYGHDVGDNVIRYLSQLIRTSSRDSDILCRSGGEEFLILLPETSLDIALSIAERLRQRMEEATIPVVGNITISLGVALWEPGVNNMSIERTFKLADEALYQAKQEGRNRVVSASGNES, from the coding sequence ATGTTTTTTAAACAATTCAAGTTTTTTAAACGATTCAACCATTTCGGATTACGACGTCTTATCCTACTTCTGGCAGTAGCGAGCGCATTGGTGACGCTGGCAAACAGTTTTTATGCCAGCTACCGCGTCCAACGAGAGCTGCTGATTGATAACACGCTTGAAGCCAACCGGGTTTATGCCACCAAACTCGCAGCGATGACCCACTCTTTTTTTAAAGAAGCCCAGCAGCAGTTAGCCTACAGCGCCAATATCGTCGCCCCCCAGATGGATGATAAGGCCAGCCTGCTTAAAGAAGCCGACCGTCTGCGGCTACAGACCAGCAATTTCAACTCTGTCGTTATTGCTGATGAAAAAGGTATCGTCAGAGCCACCTCACCCGATACGTTTCAATTGATTGGGAGAAGCCTGACCACCGAAGGCGCACTCGAAGCCTTACGAGAAAAGCAGCCTCTTATCAGCCACCCCTATCTATCTGCCGCCAATAACTTCATTGTGCTGATATCTGCACCGATCTTCACGCGAGATGGCCGTTACAAAGGGTTTATCGGTGGATCGATCTACCTCAAGCAGCCCAGCGTTCTCAATACGCTCTTGGACAAACATTATTACCGCGACGGTTCTTATATTTACGTCATCGATAAGAACAAAAAAATGCTGTATCACCGCGATATCGAGCGAATTGGTAAAACAGAGACCAATAACCTAGAGATCGACGCACAGCATGAGAAGAATGGTAGCCAGCATATGGTGAACTATCTGGGTGAGAAGATGCTAGCGGGCTATGCCGTTGAGTCGACCTCGCAGTGGCAGATTGTAGCGCTCCGTCCAACGGACATTACGCTGAAACCGCTGGATGGCCTGATGCTAAATGTCCTGCGCCACACGCTCCCTCTCGCATTTTTAACTATCTTCGGCGTTTGGCTGCTTGCCCGGCTCATCGCCCAGCCGCTGTGGCTGCTGGCGCGCAGCGCCAATAAGATGGATGCGACGGATGTCTCCGACGACATCAGAAATATTCCCTCCTGGTATTTCGAGGCCTCTCAGCTTAAACAGGCTATGCTGCTCGGCATCGATTTACTTCAGCGCAAAATTGGTAAGTTACGTTCGGAGGCACACTCAGACCCGATGACCGAGTTGCTCAATCGCCGTGGATTGGATAGCGTTCTGCGCTACTGGCAGATGGGACAAAAAAGTTTTTCGATCATCGCGCTGGATATCGATCGCTTCAAGCGCATCAATGACACCTACGGTCATGATGTCGGCGATAATGTCATTCGCTATCTCTCACAGCTTATTCGTACCAGCTCACGCGATTCCGACATTCTATGCCGCAGCGGCGGTGAAGAATTTTTGATCCTGCTGCCGGAAACCAGCCTCGATATCGCACTTAGCATTGCTGAACGCTTGCGGCAGCGCATGGAGGAAGCAACCATTCCTGTCGTGGGTAATATCACCATCTCATTAGGCGTTGCCCTGTGGGAACCGGGCGTCAACAACATGTCGATCGAGCGCACCTTCAAACTGGCGGATGAAGCGCTGTATCAAGCCAAACAAGAAGGCCGCAACCGCGTGGTGTCTGCCTCCGGCAACGAGAGTTAA
- a CDS encoding family 43 glycosylhydrolase — translation MGVSRAVGKGVLSGILLMTMGIGTVMACQAGPANEWKRGIEYQRQADLGNGCYLNPIIAGDHPDPTIIKDGDDYYMTFSSFDDIPGLLIWHSRDLVNWEPLGPAIATPVDAIWAPDLVKHDGKYYIYFTTNRIIDAKGTKKKTLYVITADNIRGPWTPPKDTGLKNPASDPGHVVGEDGKRYIFMSGGNRVQLTDDGLSTVGDMAVVYQGWQYPEEWDVESFSQEGPKMLRHGDYFYMVLAEGGTAGPPTGHMVIAARSKSINGPWENSPHNPIIRTQDRSEKWWSRGHATLIEGPDKNWYMVYHGYENGFMTLGRQAMLEPIVWGDDGWFTSAGFDTGKPIRKPAGGEAVPHGIGWSDSFTDEKFPARWHFYRANVEELKRVTLSDGTLHLKAKGTSPKDSAPLTMIPGDQAYQIEVTANFAPGAQAGLLLFYNAKLYVGLSFNQDGTVMHRYGLERAEKKLPHITGNEVQIRMKNDRHIVTFYTRTSDQEAWKKYPVQMEVSGYHHNVAYDFLSLRPALYASGEGEVTFSNLRYQALP, via the coding sequence ATGGGTGTGTCCCGAGCGGTAGGGAAAGGCGTATTAAGCGGTATCTTATTGATGACAATGGGTATCGGCACGGTGATGGCCTGTCAGGCTGGCCCTGCCAACGAATGGAAACGGGGTATTGAATATCAGCGTCAGGCGGATTTGGGCAATGGCTGTTATCTCAATCCGATTATTGCGGGCGATCATCCTGACCCCACGATTATCAAAGACGGGGATGATTATTACATGACGTTCTCGTCATTTGACGACATCCCCGGGCTGCTGATTTGGCATTCACGCGATTTAGTGAACTGGGAACCGCTTGGCCCCGCGATCGCGACGCCTGTCGATGCAATCTGGGCACCGGATTTGGTGAAACACGACGGCAAATATTATATCTACTTCACCACGAACCGGATTATCGACGCCAAAGGAACGAAAAAGAAAACGCTGTATGTGATCACCGCCGATAATATCCGTGGCCCGTGGACGCCACCGAAAGACACGGGCTTGAAAAATCCGGCCAGCGATCCCGGCCACGTGGTGGGAGAGGATGGCAAACGTTACATCTTTATGTCTGGCGGTAATCGCGTGCAATTAACGGACGATGGGCTGTCGACAGTCGGTGACATGGCGGTGGTTTATCAGGGATGGCAGTACCCGGAAGAGTGGGATGTGGAAAGCTTCTCGCAGGAAGGGCCGAAGATGCTGCGCCACGGCGACTACTTCTACATGGTGCTGGCGGAAGGTGGCACGGCCGGGCCGCCGACCGGACACATGGTGATTGCCGCACGCTCCAAATCGATCAACGGGCCGTGGGAAAACTCGCCGCATAACCCGATTATTCGTACGCAGGATCGTTCAGAGAAGTGGTGGTCGCGCGGCCATGCGACGCTGATTGAAGGGCCGGATAAAAATTGGTACATGGTGTATCACGGCTATGAGAACGGCTTTATGACGCTGGGGCGGCAGGCGATGCTGGAGCCGATTGTCTGGGGCGATGACGGCTGGTTCACGTCCGCCGGGTTTGATACCGGTAAGCCGATTCGCAAACCGGCAGGGGGCGAAGCGGTGCCGCACGGTATCGGCTGGTCTGATAGCTTTACCGACGAAAAATTTCCGGCACGCTGGCATTTCTACCGCGCCAATGTGGAAGAGCTAAAACGGGTTACGCTTAGCGACGGCACGCTGCATCTGAAAGCAAAAGGAACGTCGCCGAAAGACAGCGCGCCGCTGACGATGATCCCCGGCGATCAGGCTTACCAAATTGAGGTCACGGCGAATTTTGCCCCTGGCGCACAGGCTGGTTTACTGCTGTTCTACAACGCGAAGCTGTACGTCGGGCTGTCGTTTAATCAGGATGGCACCGTCATGCACCGCTATGGGCTGGAAAGAGCGGAGAAGAAACTGCCGCACATCACAGGCAATGAGGTGCAGATTCGGATGAAAAACGATCGTCATATCGTGACGTTTTACACCCGAACGTCGGATCAGGAAGCGTGGAAGAAATACCCGGTGCAGATGGAAGTCTCCGGCTACCATCACAACGTTGCGTATGACTTCCTCAGTTTGCGACCCGCCTTGTATGCGTCGGGCGAGGGCGAGGTCACATTCAGCAACCTGCGCTATCAGGCGTTGCCTTAA
- the thiB gene encoding thiamine ABC transporter substrate binding subunit encodes MLKTSLPCLLLLSASAFAKPALTVYTYDSFASEWGPGPVIKTAFEKECECELNFVALEDGASLLNRLRMEGKNSKADIILGLDNNLLQAAEQTGLFAPHNQDTRAVTVPGGWDNKTFVPYDYGYFAFVYNKNTLKNPPKSLHELVDSNEPWKVIYQDPRTSTPGLGLLLWVQKVYGDDAPQAWQKLAKKTVTVTKGWSEAYGLFLKGEADLVLSYTTSPAYHIIEEKKDNYAAATFSEGHYLQIEVAGQLASSKNPELAKRFMQFILSPTFQQAIPTTNWMYPAVKTDLPAGFATLAVPEKAMQFSAQDVADKRTQWIQAWQRAVSH; translated from the coding sequence GTGCTGAAAACCAGCCTGCCTTGCCTGTTACTGCTCTCTGCTTCAGCCTTCGCCAAGCCTGCGCTTACCGTTTATACCTATGACTCATTCGCTTCCGAATGGGGGCCAGGGCCCGTCATCAAGACCGCATTTGAAAAAGAGTGCGAGTGCGAACTGAATTTCGTCGCGCTGGAAGATGGCGCTTCACTGCTGAATCGCCTGCGTATGGAAGGCAAGAACAGCAAAGCGGATATCATTCTGGGGCTGGATAACAACCTGTTGCAGGCGGCAGAGCAAACCGGCCTGTTTGCGCCGCACAATCAGGACACCCGTGCCGTCACGGTGCCAGGCGGTTGGGACAACAAGACCTTCGTCCCTTACGACTACGGCTATTTCGCGTTTGTGTATAACAAAAACACACTAAAGAACCCGCCGAAAAGCCTGCATGAGCTGGTGGACAGCAACGAGCCGTGGAAAGTGATCTATCAGGATCCGCGCACCAGCACGCCGGGTCTGGGTCTGCTGCTATGGGTGCAGAAAGTATACGGCGATGATGCGCCGCAAGCGTGGCAGAAACTGGCGAAGAAAACCGTCACCGTCACCAAAGGCTGGAGCGAAGCCTATGGTCTGTTCCTGAAAGGGGAAGCGGATCTGGTGCTGAGCTACACCACGTCACCGGCCTACCATATCATTGAAGAGAAGAAAGACAACTACGCAGCAGCAACCTTCAGCGAAGGGCACTATCTGCAAATTGAAGTCGCCGGGCAGCTGGCTTCCAGCAAAAATCCCGAACTGGCAAAACGCTTTATGCAGTTCATCCTGAGCCCAACCTTCCAGCAGGCTATCCCCACCACGAACTGGATGTACCCTGCGGTTAAAACTGACCTGCCAGCGGGCTTCGCCACGCTCGCGGTGCCGGAAAAAGCCATGCAGTTCAGCGCGCAGGACGTGGCCGATAAAAGGACGCAGTGGATTCAGGCATGGCAACGCGCCGTCAGCCACTAA
- the ilvB gene encoding acetolactate synthase large subunit, with product MRYTGAQLIVRLLEQQGITTVAGIPGGAALPLYDALGQSKTIRHVLARHEQGAGFMAQGMARASGRAAVCMASSGPGATNLLTAIADAKLDSIPLVCITGQVSSGMIGTDAFQEVDTYGISIPVTKHNYLVRDINDLPRVIPEAFRIAQSGRPGPVWIDIPKDIQTATIELSELPGVFPLDTPPTIAQQEIERAAAMINAAQRPVLYLGGGIISSAAHEQAVQLAERSSLPTTMTLMALGAMHVDHPLSLGMLGMHAARSTNLILQQADLLIVLGARFDDRAIGKAEQFCPQASIIHIDIDPAELGKIRQPHVAINADVAQALDRLLPQITPQQRDVWRTTVSGLQEEFPFNMPNADDPLSHYGLVQATAQALTDDAIIATDVGQHQMWVAQSYPLRRPRQWLTSGGLGTMGFGLPAAVGAALAEPERTVVCFSGDGSLMMNIQEMATAAEEGLNVKIVLMNNQSLGLVHQQQDLFFQQRIFAADYRYSPNFLAIAAGFGFATCDLNAAADPQAALQEILNQPGPALIHVRIDANEKVFPMVPPGAANIDMIGD from the coding sequence ATGCGTTATACAGGCGCTCAGTTAATTGTTCGGCTGCTCGAACAGCAGGGCATCACCACCGTAGCGGGTATTCCCGGCGGCGCGGCGCTGCCGTTATATGATGCTCTGGGACAAAGTAAGACGATCCGCCACGTCTTGGCTCGCCATGAGCAAGGCGCTGGGTTTATGGCGCAAGGTATGGCGCGTGCAAGTGGGCGTGCCGCCGTTTGCATGGCCTCCAGCGGGCCGGGCGCAACCAACCTGCTCACCGCGATTGCCGATGCCAAACTGGATTCAATCCCGCTGGTGTGTATTACCGGACAGGTATCTTCTGGCATGATCGGCACCGATGCGTTTCAGGAAGTCGATACCTACGGCATCTCTATTCCCGTCACCAAACATAACTATCTCGTTCGCGACATCAACGATCTGCCACGCGTGATCCCGGAAGCCTTTCGTATCGCGCAGTCGGGGCGTCCCGGCCCGGTGTGGATCGATATTCCAAAAGACATCCAGACTGCAACCATTGAGCTAAGCGAACTGCCGGGCGTCTTTCCTCTCGATACGCCACCCACCATCGCGCAGCAGGAGATCGAGCGGGCTGCTGCCATGATTAACGCGGCTCAGCGTCCGGTGCTCTATCTGGGCGGTGGAATCATTAGCAGCGCCGCGCACGAACAGGCGGTTCAACTGGCGGAGCGTTCCAGCCTGCCAACCACCATGACGCTGATGGCGCTGGGTGCGATGCACGTCGATCACCCGCTGTCGCTCGGGATGCTGGGGATGCACGCCGCACGATCAACCAATCTGATCTTACAGCAGGCAGATTTGTTAATTGTGCTGGGTGCGCGTTTTGACGATCGCGCGATTGGCAAAGCGGAACAGTTTTGCCCGCAGGCCAGCATCATTCACATCGATATCGATCCCGCAGAATTGGGCAAGATCCGCCAACCGCACGTGGCGATCAACGCGGATGTCGCACAGGCGCTGGATCGCTTGCTGCCACAGATTACGCCGCAACAGCGTGACGTATGGCGCACCACCGTTAGCGGGCTGCAAGAGGAGTTTCCGTTCAACATGCCGAATGCTGACGATCCCTTAAGCCATTATGGACTGGTACAGGCCACGGCGCAGGCACTGACGGATGATGCCATCATCGCAACCGATGTCGGCCAGCACCAAATGTGGGTCGCTCAATCTTATCCGCTGCGGCGTCCACGTCAGTGGCTGACATCAGGCGGGCTTGGGACGATGGGCTTTGGCTTGCCTGCGGCAGTTGGCGCAGCGTTGGCTGAACCCGAGCGCACCGTTGTGTGCTTCTCTGGAGATGGCAGCCTGATGATGAACATTCAGGAAATGGCAACCGCGGCAGAAGAAGGGCTTAACGTCAAAATCGTTCTGATGAACAACCAGTCACTCGGTCTGGTTCATCAGCAGCAGGATCTGTTTTTCCAGCAGCGCATTTTCGCTGCCGATTACCGTTACAGTCCAAATTTCCTCGCGATTGCCGCAGGTTTTGGCTTTGCGACCTGCGATCTGAACGCAGCCGCCGATCCACAGGCCGCGTTGCAGGAGATACTGAATCAACCGGGACCCGCGTTGATCCACGTACGCATTGACGCCAATGAGAAAGTTTTCCCGATGGTGCCACCGGGCGCAGCAAACATCGATATGATCGGAGATTAA
- the ilvN gene encoding acetolactate synthase small subunit gives MSTQQTSLTQAMSLTPVTSNQVTLELSVRNHPGVMSHVCGLFARRAFNVEGILCMPLASGEESRIWLLVKDDQRLQQMISQVEKLEDVLQVRRHGEEMRIFEQVAEFYR, from the coding sequence ATGTCCACTCAACAAACGTCGCTAACACAAGCAATGTCGTTAACACCAGTAACGTCAAATCAGGTCACGCTAGAGCTCTCTGTGCGCAACCACCCTGGCGTCATGTCACACGTTTGCGGTCTGTTTGCCCGTCGGGCATTTAACGTGGAAGGCATTCTGTGTATGCCGTTGGCAAGCGGCGAGGAAAGTCGCATCTGGCTACTGGTTAAAGATGACCAGCGACTACAGCAGATGATCAGTCAGGTGGAAAAGCTGGAGGACGTCCTTCAGGTTCGTCGCCACGGTGAAGAAATGCGTATTTTCGAGCAGGTCGCCGAATTTTACCGCTAG
- a CDS encoding DedA family protein, producing MEAWLDHLVTQSLAYSLIAVMLVAFLESLALVGLLLPGTVMMATLGALIGSGQMGLYPAWAAGIIGCLLGDWISYFIGMRFKAPLHNWSFLKKYQALLNKTEYALYQHPMPTILIGRFVGPTRPLIPMVAGMLGLPPYKFAVPNIIGCLLWPPAYFLPGILAGVAIDIPAGTNSTGFKWLLLFTAVVVWVAGWLNWRWWHSDKRKQHDWFSRTMPLRRLRWVAPGVSIAAVALLIVLIQHPLMPVYRHLLWQVLNG from the coding sequence ATGGAAGCGTGGCTGGATCATCTGGTTACCCAATCGTTAGCGTATTCACTGATCGCCGTCATGCTGGTTGCCTTTCTGGAATCACTGGCGCTGGTGGGGTTGTTGTTGCCGGGAACGGTGATGATGGCAACGCTGGGCGCGCTGATCGGTAGCGGACAAATGGGGCTTTATCCGGCATGGGCGGCCGGTATCATCGGTTGCCTGCTAGGTGACTGGATTTCCTATTTTATTGGCATGCGTTTTAAGGCACCCCTGCATAACTGGTCTTTCCTGAAAAAGTATCAGGCGTTGCTGAATAAAACCGAATATGCCCTGTATCAGCATCCGATGCCGACGATATTGATCGGGCGTTTTGTTGGCCCGACGCGCCCCCTTATTCCGATGGTGGCGGGGATGCTGGGGCTACCGCCTTATAAATTTGCCGTACCGAATATCATTGGTTGCCTGCTGTGGCCGCCGGCCTATTTCTTACCCGGTATTCTGGCTGGCGTGGCGATTGATATTCCCGCAGGGACGAACAGTACGGGGTTTAAGTGGTTGTTATTATTCACAGCTGTCGTCGTGTGGGTCGCTGGCTGGCTAAACTGGCGCTGGTGGCACAGCGATAAGCGCAAACAGCATGACTGGTTTAGCAGAACGATGCCGCTCAGACGTCTGCGTTGGGTGGCGCCTGGCGTGTCCATAGCGGCAGTCGCGTTGTTGATCGTGTTGATTCAGCATCCGCTGATGCCGGTTTATCGTCATCTGCTGTGGCAGGTATTAAACGGGTAA
- the thiP gene encoding thiamine/thiamine pyrophosphate ABC transporter permease ThiP, translating into MATRRQPLIGGRLWPGLLATTLLISVAALAFGALWLQAPESQWRTLWHDSYLWHVIRFTFWQAFLSALFSTVPAIFLARALYRRRFPGYRWLLRLCAMTLVLPVLVAVFGLLSVYGRQGWLASALGWFDLKYTFSPYGLQGILLAHVFFNLPLATRLLLQSLEGIATEQRQLAANLGMNSWQHFRLLEWPALRRQILPTGALIFMLCFASFATVLSLGGGPQATTIELAIYQALSFDYDPARAALLALIQMVCCLGLVLLSQRLGRILPVGSTQQLAWRNPQDSAVSRLIDGLLIGALLLLVIPPLLAVVVDGVNRSLVTVLQQPVLWQTLLTSLRIALGAGLLCLVLTMMLLWSSRELKLRQKPLYGQLMNLSGMLILAMPGIVLATGFFLLLNNSIGLPQSPYALVVLTNALMAIPYAIKVLENPMLDVAERYNRLCTSLDIRGWQRLRLIELSALKQPLAQALAFSCVLSLGDFGVIALFGNEQFRTLPFYLYQQIGSYRSADGAVTALLLMLLCFMLFTLIEKLAGRHDRA; encoded by the coding sequence ATGGCAACGCGCCGTCAGCCACTAATCGGCGGACGTCTGTGGCCGGGGCTGCTGGCCACAACGCTGTTAATTTCCGTTGCCGCACTGGCTTTCGGTGCCCTGTGGCTACAGGCGCCCGAAAGCCAGTGGCGCACGCTATGGCATGACAGCTATCTCTGGCATGTTATTCGGTTTACCTTCTGGCAGGCGTTTCTCTCTGCGCTGTTTTCTACCGTTCCGGCCATTTTTCTCGCCAGAGCGCTGTATCGACGGCGCTTTCCCGGCTACCGCTGGCTGCTGCGCCTGTGCGCGATGACGCTGGTACTGCCCGTACTGGTCGCCGTGTTTGGCCTGCTCAGTGTATATGGTAGACAAGGCTGGTTGGCCTCCGCGCTGGGCTGGTTTGACCTGAAATACACATTTTCTCCCTATGGATTGCAGGGCATCCTGCTGGCGCACGTCTTCTTCAATCTGCCGCTAGCAACCCGATTGCTGTTGCAGTCGCTGGAAGGCATCGCCACCGAACAGCGTCAGTTGGCTGCAAACCTGGGCATGAACAGCTGGCAGCATTTCCGTCTGCTGGAGTGGCCCGCCCTGCGCCGACAGATTTTACCGACCGGCGCACTGATTTTTATGCTCTGTTTTGCCAGCTTTGCGACGGTGCTGTCGCTGGGCGGCGGCCCACAGGCAACGACGATTGAGCTGGCTATCTATCAGGCATTAAGCTTTGATTACGATCCGGCACGCGCGGCGCTGCTGGCGTTAATTCAGATGGTTTGCTGTCTGGGTTTGGTGCTACTGAGCCAGCGGCTAGGTCGCATTCTGCCCGTCGGCAGCACACAGCAGCTTGCCTGGCGCAACCCGCAGGATAGCGCCGTAAGCCGCCTCATCGACGGCCTGCTGATTGGCGCGCTGTTGCTGTTAGTCATCCCTCCCTTGCTGGCCGTCGTGGTCGATGGCGTGAACCGCTCGTTGGTTACCGTGCTGCAACAACCTGTGCTCTGGCAAACGCTGTTGACCTCGCTGCGTATTGCTCTGGGTGCGGGGCTCCTGTGTCTGGTACTGACCATGATGTTGCTCTGGAGCAGCCGTGAGCTCAAGCTACGTCAGAAGCCGCTCTACGGGCAGTTGATGAACCTGAGTGGTATGCTCATCCTCGCCATGCCCGGTATTGTGCTGGCAACCGGCTTTTTCCTGCTGCTGAATAACAGCATCGGATTGCCGCAATCCCCCTACGCACTAGTGGTGCTCACTAATGCGCTGATGGCGATTCCCTATGCGATCAAGGTGCTGGAAAATCCGATGCTGGACGTCGCCGAACGTTACAATCGACTCTGCACCTCGCTGGACATTCGCGGCTGGCAACGGCTGAGACTGATCGAGCTTTCCGCCCTGAAGCAACCGCTCGCGCAGGCGTTAGCCTTTTCCTGCGTGCTGTCACTCGGTGATTTTGGCGTCATCGCGCTGTTTGGCAATGAGCAATTCCGCACGCTGCCGTTCTACCTGTACCAGCAAATTGGTTCCTATCGCAGCGCCGACGGCGCGGTCACGGCGCTGCTGTTAATGCTGCTGTGCTTTATGTTATTTACCCTGATTGAGAAACTGGCAGGCCGTCATGATCGCGCTTGA